A portion of the Paenibacillus sp. PvR098 genome contains these proteins:
- the leuB gene encoding 3-isopropylmalate dehydrogenase: protein MADVKKIAVIGGDGIGPEVVAEAIKVMNKTEEVFGYRFEFEHGLFGGIAIDEKGTPLPEDTLEMCKKSDAVLLGAVGGPKWDNNPKELRPETGLLGIRKALGLFSNIRPAVIFDCLKDASTLKPEVLEGTDLIVVRELTGGIYFGEKFRREGQNGQEAVDTCVYNVTEVERIVRQAFEIARTRSKRLASVDKANVLETSRLWRETVNRIAPDYPDVELEHVLVDNCAMQLLRRPSSFDVIVTENMFGDILSDEAAMLTGSIGMLSSASLGEGAFGLYEPVHGSAPDIAGQGISNPIATILSVALMFRLTFGYHDAAEAIERAVKEVLDAGHRTGDIAVDKSKAIGTTAMGELIVNAIRK, encoded by the coding sequence ATGGCAGACGTGAAAAAAATTGCCGTAATCGGCGGGGACGGTATTGGCCCCGAGGTTGTGGCGGAAGCAATTAAGGTTATGAACAAAACAGAGGAAGTGTTCGGCTACCGTTTTGAGTTTGAACACGGTTTGTTCGGAGGAATCGCGATTGATGAGAAAGGAACGCCGCTGCCTGAAGATACGCTCGAGATGTGCAAAAAGTCCGATGCTGTACTGCTAGGTGCTGTCGGCGGTCCAAAATGGGATAACAATCCGAAGGAGCTTCGTCCTGAAACGGGACTTTTGGGCATCCGCAAAGCACTCGGATTGTTCTCGAATATTCGTCCTGCGGTCATTTTTGACTGTTTAAAGGATGCTTCCACGCTGAAGCCTGAGGTGCTCGAAGGTACGGACCTGATCGTTGTCCGCGAGCTGACCGGCGGCATCTATTTTGGCGAGAAGTTTCGCCGCGAGGGTCAGAACGGCCAAGAAGCGGTGGACACTTGCGTATATAATGTAACCGAAGTGGAACGCATTGTCCGACAAGCATTCGAGATCGCACGGACCCGCAGCAAGAGACTTGCGTCTGTTGACAAGGCGAATGTACTCGAAACATCCCGTCTGTGGAGAGAGACGGTAAACCGCATCGCTCCGGACTATCCGGATGTAGAGCTTGAGCATGTGCTTGTAGATAACTGTGCTATGCAGCTTCTGCGCCGTCCATCAAGCTTCGACGTCATCGTGACGGAGAACATGTTTGGAGACATCCTGAGTGATGAAGCGGCAATGCTGACTGGCTCTATCGGGATGCTGTCCTCTGCCTCTCTGGGCGAAGGTGCATTCGGTCTGTACGAGCCTGTACACGGCTCTGCGCCGGACATTGCAGGTCAAGGAATTTCCAACCCGATTGCGACCATCCTGTCTGTCGCTTTGATGTTCCGACTGACGTTCGGTTATCATGATGCAGCGGAAGCCATCGAGCGCGCCGTGAAGGAAGTGTTGGACGCTGGCCACCGCACGGGCGACATTGCTGTGGACAAGAGCAAAGCGATCGGCACAACTGCGATGGGTGAATTGATTGTAAACGCGATCCGCAAGTAA
- a CDS encoding peroxiredoxin, translated as MTERLVGKPAPDFTMATVSGDGQEFGKVSLSDYNGKWLVLFFYPLDFTFVCPTEITAISDAADQFKAVDAEILGVSTDSIHSHRAWINTPVDQNGLGKLNFPLGSDLTKKVARDYGVLIEEEGIALRGLFIISPEGELMYQVVHHNNVGRSVEETYRVLEALQSGGLCPVGWKKGDKHLTAK; from the coding sequence ATGACAGAACGTTTAGTAGGCAAACCGGCACCAGATTTTACAATGGCAACAGTATCGGGCGACGGCCAAGAATTTGGTAAAGTTTCTTTGTCCGATTACAATGGCAAATGGCTCGTACTGTTCTTCTACCCACTCGATTTCACATTTGTTTGTCCGACTGAAATTACGGCAATTAGCGATGCAGCTGATCAATTTAAAGCTGTTGATGCTGAAATTCTGGGCGTATCTACAGATAGCATTCACTCCCACCGCGCATGGATCAACACACCAGTTGACCAAAACGGCTTGGGCAAGCTGAATTTCCCACTCGGTTCCGACCTTACGAAGAAAGTCGCTCGCGACTATGGCGTATTGATCGAAGAAGAAGGCATCGCGCTCCGCGGCCTGTTCATCATCAGCCCAGAAGGCGAATTGATGTATCAAGTAGTACATCATAACAACGTTGGCCGCAGCGTTGAAGAAACTTACCGTGTGCTCGAAGCGCTGCAATCCGGCGGTTTGTGCCCAGTAGGTTGGAAAAAAGGCGACAAGCATCTGACTGCGAAGTAA
- the gcvH gene encoding glycine cleavage system protein GcvH, whose amino-acid sequence MEVLQGLKYSENHEWVRVEGKRAIIGMTDFAQEEFGMIVFVELPEAGDDLQAGEPFGSMESVKTVTELYAPVSGKVIEVNRKLADNPGLINMSPYGEGWMIVVELKDPSDLERLWDADKYEKTYVHE is encoded by the coding sequence ATGGAAGTTTTGCAGGGACTCAAATATAGCGAGAACCATGAATGGGTACGGGTAGAAGGTAAGCGTGCGATCATCGGCATGACGGATTTTGCTCAAGAGGAATTCGGTATGATCGTGTTTGTGGAGCTGCCGGAAGCAGGGGACGACCTGCAGGCGGGGGAACCGTTCGGGAGCATGGAATCCGTGAAGACAGTGACGGAGCTCTACGCGCCGGTATCCGGCAAAGTCATCGAGGTGAATCGCAAGCTGGCGGATAATCCGGGACTGATCAACATGTCGCCTTACGGCGAGGGATGGATGATCGTAGTGGAGTTGAAAGACCCGTCTGATCTGGAACGGTTGTGGGATGCAGACAAGTACGAAAAGACCTACGTGCATGAGTAA
- a CDS encoding glycoside hydrolase family 15 protein — MPRHLVIGNGKFLINLDRHTYMRDLYYPYVGQLNHVSGYQCRVGLWVDGAFSWLADPEWNIELSYAEDSLVTEVKASHYHLGITLLINDGVHQREDIYLKRVQIHNHWDKVREVRMFFNQDLVINETEVGDTAAYYPQNNTVFHYKKDRYFMFNGQTGSEGLFQYTTGVKRFYNAEGTWRDAEDGHLMGNAIAQGSVDSTISFRLHVPPNSEESLYYWMTAGKNLEEVKKLDAYVKESHPGKLLDRTKIYWQRWVNKSELDYGNLSEACIRLYKQSLLIVRTQTDVNGAIIAANDSDIMQSNRDHYSYMWPRDGALIAYAMTMAGYQGMITPFFHFCANGLSPDGYLHHKYNPDGTVGSSWHPYLNGSKLQLPIQEDETALVLFALWQDYVRHGDIELPQSLYRTLIRRSARFMSSYIEHDLNLPKPSYDLWEERYGIFTFTASAVYGGLIAAANFCSLFGDEERASRYRHTAEKIKSGILKHLYDEEEGRFVRGLVLDNGEWVKDKTLESSVYGIFEFGVLPADDPRVVKTMEANRAGLTIKTEVGGVARYHHDYYFQRSSDIENIPGNPWIICTLWIAEWEIEYAKTMKGLESPRRTLEWVVRHAMESGVLPEQLDPIDGGPVSVAPLTWSHATYVLAVVKYIEKYKKLKASPKT, encoded by the coding sequence TTGCCAAGACATTTAGTCATCGGGAACGGCAAGTTTTTGATCAACTTGGATCGTCATACGTATATGCGCGATTTATACTATCCTTATGTAGGCCAATTAAACCACGTCAGCGGCTATCAGTGCAGAGTCGGTCTGTGGGTAGACGGCGCATTCAGTTGGCTCGCCGACCCGGAGTGGAATATTGAACTTTCGTATGCAGAGGATTCGCTGGTCACCGAGGTCAAAGCCTCCCATTATCATCTGGGAATTACCCTGCTGATCAATGACGGTGTTCACCAGCGTGAAGATATTTATTTGAAGCGTGTGCAAATTCATAATCATTGGGACAAAGTGCGCGAAGTCCGCATGTTCTTTAATCAGGATTTGGTCATTAACGAGACCGAAGTCGGCGATACGGCAGCCTATTATCCGCAGAACAATACGGTGTTTCATTATAAAAAGGACCGCTATTTCATGTTTAACGGGCAGACGGGCAGTGAAGGCCTGTTTCAATATACGACAGGGGTCAAACGGTTTTACAACGCCGAAGGGACTTGGCGGGATGCGGAGGATGGCCATCTGATGGGCAACGCGATTGCCCAAGGCTCCGTTGACAGCACGATTAGCTTCCGACTGCATGTTCCCCCGAATTCAGAGGAATCCCTATATTATTGGATGACCGCGGGCAAAAACCTGGAAGAGGTCAAGAAGCTCGACGCTTATGTCAAAGAAAGCCATCCCGGCAAGCTCCTAGACCGGACCAAAATTTACTGGCAGCGTTGGGTGAACAAATCGGAGCTCGATTATGGCAACCTGAGCGAAGCCTGTATTCGCCTCTACAAGCAAAGCCTGCTGATCGTCCGGACCCAAACCGACGTGAACGGCGCCATTATCGCGGCTAACGACTCCGATATCATGCAGTCCAACCGCGACCATTACAGCTATATGTGGCCAAGAGACGGCGCACTGATCGCCTACGCCATGACCATGGCAGGCTATCAAGGAATGATTACCCCGTTCTTCCACTTTTGCGCGAACGGTCTATCGCCTGACGGCTACTTGCATCACAAATACAACCCGGATGGAACGGTTGGCTCCAGCTGGCACCCTTATCTGAACGGCAGCAAATTGCAGCTGCCGATTCAAGAGGACGAAACGGCCCTCGTGCTGTTCGCGCTGTGGCAGGATTATGTAAGGCACGGCGATATCGAGCTTCCGCAATCGCTGTACCGCACGCTGATTCGCCGCAGCGCCAGGTTCATGTCAAGCTACATCGAGCACGACCTGAATCTGCCGAAGCCGAGCTATGACTTGTGGGAGGAACGTTACGGGATCTTCACGTTCACCGCATCCGCCGTATACGGCGGACTCATCGCTGCGGCCAATTTCTGCAGCTTGTTCGGCGACGAAGAACGAGCGAGCCGTTACCGCCATACGGCTGAAAAAATCAAATCCGGCATCCTGAAGCACTTGTACGATGAGGAAGAAGGTCGTTTCGTGCGCGGTTTGGTTCTGGATAACGGCGAATGGGTCAAGGACAAAACGCTCGAGAGCAGCGTCTACGGCATCTTTGAGTTTGGAGTTCTACCGGCCGACGACCCGCGTGTAGTCAAAACGATGGAAGCGAACCGCGCCGGGCTGACGATCAAAACCGAAGTCGGCGGCGTCGCCCGCTACCATCATGATTATTACTTCCAACGTTCTTCCGATATCGAGAACATCCCGGGTAACCCTTGGATCATCTGTACGCTGTGGATCGCAGAATGGGAAATCGAATACGCCAAGACGATGAAGGGTTTGGAATCGCCCCGCCGCACGCTCGAGTGGGTCGTCCGGCACGCGATGGAAAGCGGCGTCCTGCCGGAGCAGCTCGATCCCATTGACGGAGGTCCGGTATCCGTCGCCCCGCTCACCTGGTCCCACGCAACCTACGTGCTGGCCGTGGTGAAATATATCGAGAAGTATAAAAAGCTGAAGGCCTCGCCAAAGACCTAA
- a CDS encoding KTSC domain-containing protein — protein sequence MKLLPIGSKQIAFVRYDDQASQMHIQYHTGQTLTCSGIKPDQYQSLLQSPNRYDMIMKLTGDKRFFPPHT from the coding sequence ATGAAGCTGCTTCCGATCGGCTCGAAGCAGATCGCATTCGTGAGATATGATGACCAAGCCTCACAAATGCACATTCAGTATCATACGGGTCAAACGCTCACTTGCAGTGGCATTAAGCCGGATCAATATCAATCGCTGCTGCAGTCCCCTAACCGGTACGATATGATCATGAAGCTGACAGGTGATAAAAGATTTTTTCCCCCACACACATAG
- the sigI gene encoding RNA polymerase sigma factor SigI, whose amino-acid sequence MLLVLFKKFLGKRQSPHPETAEKQAPEQIVIRIQEGDLRLRNQFITDYQPYVAKVTSRFCKRYVDPSRDDEFSIALGAFNEAINQFSPQAGRSFLGFAEQVIRRRLIDYVRKEQRFSQQIPYSTFEVEDEEDNIVNPIEIHQAIEQYEKQQGSLERRSEIIELNRSLSDFGIGFADLVDASPKHDDSRQALFGIAKKLSEDAGLMQTMLSKRMLPIKELLDQVQVSRKTLERNRKFIIAVALIYIGPYPYLRDYLQIRGDSEEGGDTNE is encoded by the coding sequence TTGCTGCTCGTTTTATTTAAGAAATTTTTAGGAAAACGCCAGTCTCCCCACCCGGAAACCGCGGAAAAGCAAGCGCCGGAACAAATCGTAATTCGTATTCAAGAGGGTGATTTACGCCTTCGCAACCAATTTATTACGGATTATCAGCCGTATGTTGCCAAGGTGACGAGCAGATTTTGTAAAAGATATGTGGATCCGTCCCGGGACGATGAGTTCAGCATTGCGCTCGGAGCTTTTAATGAGGCGATCAATCAATTTTCTCCTCAGGCAGGACGTTCGTTTCTCGGTTTTGCTGAACAGGTGATCCGCCGTCGGCTTATCGATTATGTCCGCAAGGAGCAGCGGTTCTCACAGCAGATTCCTTACAGCACGTTCGAGGTGGAGGACGAGGAAGACAATATCGTCAATCCCATCGAGATTCACCAGGCCATTGAACAATATGAGAAGCAGCAAGGAAGCCTTGAGCGACGTAGTGAAATCATCGAGTTAAACCGCTCCTTGTCCGATTTCGGAATCGGGTTTGCCGATCTGGTCGACGCTTCACCAAAGCATGACGATTCACGTCAGGCGCTCTTTGGGATCGCGAAGAAGCTGTCCGAGGATGCGGGGCTGATGCAGACCATGCTGTCAAAGCGAATGCTTCCCATTAAGGAATTGCTGGATCAAGTGCAGGTGTCGCGCAAGACGTTGGAACGCAACCGCAAGTTTATTATTGCTGTAGCTCTGATCTATATCGGGCCATATCCATATCTCAGAGATTATTTACAAATCAGAGGCGACTCGGAAGAAGGGGGGGACACGAATGAATAA
- a CDS encoding anti-sigma factor domain-containing protein — MNKGIVMEITDKNIIVMRSDGRFQRVARKKRSCEIGDEITYADEGLNWRSPSVAGRSAIVAAVVFCLVLFASFQGKLGSPEVVAYISIDINPSVEMGIDIRERVLELRGLNEDGEQLIQAVDYKQKPLETVTAGILSSAEQTAFSKGEAEIVIASTVIDPSGKVSDTQIAEKLRIQVTEYIQTSHPTQVESYQIASFAAPQEVREAAAQNGVSMGKYTVYLNAKSSGAVVTLDELKTKSVLNISKENPEVAQIMAPDRVPTKEAIKQLVEEEKSGELDKRLQEWLKNREQADKNRNNTENRQGNNDFKTDEKKSTVPSIEGKTNRDKDDDNDDDDRDDDRENNRNNGRDHDRDDDKDDDDSKNSGSVNVRPGSINPSVTQPGSRGTGTGHQGDNRDDRDDDGKWSSGSNNDSRKSQEERRREAEEKRLKEQKKKEEEARKKQEEQREKDEERKKKQEEDLRKRLEDEKKKAEEKRKKEEEKREKAEDKRKENEKDREDDRKNRDDERDSREDSNSERQALRNDNGEWTKTWHRSLTLPLFNERQ; from the coding sequence ATGAATAAAGGAATCGTGATGGAAATCACGGATAAAAACATCATAGTGATGCGTTCGGACGGACGGTTTCAGCGGGTAGCCCGAAAGAAAAGAAGCTGCGAAATCGGCGATGAAATCACCTATGCCGATGAAGGCCTTAATTGGAGGAGCCCGTCTGTTGCCGGGCGTTCGGCCATCGTGGCAGCCGTGGTGTTCTGTTTGGTGCTGTTCGCGAGCTTTCAGGGCAAACTCGGAAGCCCGGAGGTGGTCGCTTATATATCGATCGACATTAACCCAAGCGTGGAGATGGGCATCGATATACGGGAGCGAGTGCTTGAGCTTCGAGGTTTGAATGAAGATGGCGAGCAGCTGATACAAGCGGTCGATTATAAGCAAAAGCCGCTGGAGACGGTGACGGCTGGTATTTTGAGCAGTGCTGAACAAACGGCGTTCTCCAAAGGGGAGGCCGAAATCGTTATAGCCAGCACCGTAATTGATCCTAGCGGTAAGGTCAGCGACACGCAGATTGCAGAGAAGCTGCGCATCCAGGTGACGGAATACATACAAACATCGCATCCGACGCAAGTAGAATCCTACCAGATAGCCTCTTTTGCCGCACCTCAGGAAGTTCGTGAAGCCGCCGCTCAGAACGGCGTGTCCATGGGTAAATATACGGTGTACCTGAATGCAAAAAGCAGCGGTGCTGTTGTTACCCTTGACGAGCTGAAGACAAAATCTGTGCTTAACATTTCAAAAGAAAACCCGGAAGTGGCTCAAATCATGGCACCCGACCGTGTTCCGACCAAGGAAGCCATCAAACAGTTGGTTGAGGAAGAAAAATCGGGGGAGCTGGATAAGAGGCTCCAGGAGTGGCTGAAAAATCGGGAACAGGCCGATAAGAACAGGAACAACACGGAAAACCGACAGGGCAATAATGACTTCAAGACCGATGAGAAGAAGTCGACGGTTCCGTCTATCGAAGGGAAAACCAACAGAGATAAAGATGATGACAACGATGACGATGATCGTGATGACGACAGAGAGAACAATAGAAATAATGGCAGAGATCATGACCGGGATGATGATAAAGATGACGATGATTCAAAGAACTCCGGATCGGTCAATGTCAGGCCAGGTTCAATTAATCCGTCTGTAACACAACCTGGCTCCAGAGGAACAGGCACCGGGCATCAAGGAGATAATAGGGACGACCGTGACGACGACGGTAAGTGGAGTTCCGGCAGCAACAATGATAGCAGAAAGAGCCAAGAGGAGCGCCGCCGTGAGGCTGAAGAGAAGCGCTTAAAAGAGCAGAAGAAAAAAGAAGAAGAGGCGCGCAAGAAGCAAGAAGAGCAGCGCGAGAAGGACGAGGAGAGAAAGAAGAAGCAGGAAGAAGACCTTCGCAAACGGCTTGAAGATGAGAAAAAGAAGGCCGAGGAGAAGCGAAAAAAGGAAGAGGAGAAGCGGGAAAAAGCAGAGGACAAGCGTAAGGAAAATGAGAAGGACAGGGAAGACGATCGCAAGAATCGGGACGATGAACGAGACTCGAGAGAAGATTCAAATTCTGAACGTCAAGCGCTGCGAAACGACAACGGGGAATGGACGAAAACTTGGCATCGCTCGCTCACCCTACCCCTCTTTAATGAACGCCAATAG
- a CDS encoding aldo/keto reductase — MRYTMFGHTGHRVSSLGFGAMNLPGVPFEQAKAALNYALDEGINYIDTAAGYRNSEEIIGESISHRRSEYFLATKTKNRDYASAMEDMERSLKRMKTDVIDLVQIHYVNTVQEFKSAMNEGGSYEAALEMKRKGHVRYIGITGHRPDLLAKWIVKGQFDQVLFHLNLAQPFSLNELIPEATKLHMGKTAMKPLSGGFIQPVSKAMRFPHSQDVNVVLSGMVSVDEVKENLAAIREEIGDDERRELEDLAAELGSHNCRRCNYCSCPLDIKIPDVMISSQIRKTLGLLPKGDEFYQTNKDNILSCADYEPCKDKPLCEQQCPYQLPMRQMVMEAAGYYG, encoded by the coding sequence ATGCGTTATACGATGTTCGGCCATACGGGCCACCGCGTATCCTCGCTCGGGTTTGGGGCGATGAATCTACCCGGAGTGCCTTTCGAGCAAGCCAAGGCGGCACTGAATTACGCGCTGGATGAAGGGATTAATTATATCGATACAGCGGCAGGCTATCGAAACAGTGAAGAGATTATCGGGGAGAGCATTTCACACCGCCGCTCGGAATACTTTCTGGCGACGAAGACGAAGAACCGGGATTACGCCAGTGCGATGGAAGATATGGAGCGCAGCTTGAAACGAATGAAGACCGACGTTATTGACTTGGTTCAGATTCATTACGTTAATACGGTTCAGGAGTTTAAATCGGCGATGAACGAAGGCGGGTCGTATGAAGCGGCGCTGGAGATGAAACGTAAAGGACATGTGCGTTACATCGGCATCACCGGACACCGGCCGGATTTGCTTGCGAAGTGGATCGTCAAAGGACAGTTCGATCAAGTGCTGTTTCATTTGAATTTGGCGCAGCCCTTTTCGCTGAATGAGCTTATCCCCGAGGCAACCAAACTGCATATGGGCAAAACAGCGATGAAACCGCTGTCAGGAGGATTTATTCAGCCTGTATCTAAGGCGATGCGTTTCCCGCACAGTCAAGATGTGAACGTTGTGCTTTCGGGTATGGTGAGTGTGGATGAGGTCAAGGAGAACCTGGCTGCCATCCGCGAGGAAATTGGAGACGACGAGCGACGGGAGTTGGAAGACCTGGCTGCGGAGCTGGGGAGCCATAACTGTCGGCGCTGCAACTACTGTTCCTGTCCGCTAGATATTAAGATTCCTGATGTGATGATCTCCAGTCAGATCCGCAAGACGTTGGGGTTATTGCCGAAGGGTGACGAATTTTACCAGACGAATAAGGATAACATATTATCTTGTGCCGATTACGAGCCTTGTAAGGACAAGCCGCTTTGTGAGCAGCAGTGTCCATATCAATTGCCTATGCGGCAAATGGTGATGGAGGCGGCCGGGTATTACGGTTAA
- a CDS encoding leucyl aminopeptidase, whose translation MNQLEPLDRYVTQEISLRIYPVWDGPGVENEADAYGEEVEGAPEALAVFITREALESDAWTTSAGTQVPAEVVRAVRELAARGRFTGRLGETEALPTLGLMPGYQALLLCGLGEAARAEGTDAWRDAGVYAARAALGHGLERLAAPLPRAGRAAVRELAFALAEGLWLGCYRMPSFAASRGAAPPALKEVALLCGRATVDERAGLRRSLESAYAMALATHYARDLTNLPGNYLLPDTLAREAQTLAARYGLECTVLDEHGIREQGMGGLAAVGGGSINPPRMIAVRYRGTDDENADVIGLVGKGITFDTGGISLKKPEGMEEMISDMGGAAVLLGLIHALGRLKPPIHALIVIPAAENMPSGSAFKPGDVITAMNGQTVEILNTDAEGRVVLADGVLYAKALGATRLIDVATLTGAVLVSFADVATGAVSNDEPFLQELLSYARQAGEKVWPFPNYPEYHDMLRSRVADIKNAASKDRWAGSITAGLFIGFFAGTTPWVHLDTGGTAWLWSERGPEPQGGTGAMVRTLGHYLCGFSKVEEI comes from the coding sequence ATGAACCAATTGGAACCGCTTGATCGATATGTGACACAAGAGATCAGCCTGAGGATTTATCCCGTATGGGATGGGCCGGGGGTCGAGAACGAAGCAGATGCGTACGGCGAAGAGGTCGAGGGTGCCCCAGAGGCACTCGCTGTGTTTATCACGCGGGAGGCGCTGGAGTCGGACGCGTGGACGACCTCTGCCGGTACGCAGGTGCCGGCGGAGGTTGTCCGCGCAGTCCGCGAGCTTGCGGCGCGAGGGCGGTTTACGGGCCGCCTCGGGGAGACCGAGGCGCTGCCCACACTGGGCCTGATGCCAGGCTATCAGGCCCTGCTCTTGTGCGGGCTGGGCGAAGCCGCCCGCGCCGAAGGCACAGACGCCTGGCGCGATGCCGGCGTCTATGCGGCCCGCGCCGCGCTCGGCCACGGGCTCGAGCGCCTTGCGGCGCCGCTGCCGCGCGCCGGGCGCGCGGCCGTTCGCGAGCTAGCGTTTGCGCTCGCGGAGGGGCTCTGGCTCGGCTGCTACCGCATGCCGAGCTTCGCCGCTTCGCGCGGTGCGGCGCCGCCCGCGCTCAAGGAGGTCGCCCTGCTGTGCGGCAGGGCGACTGTGGACGAGCGCGCCGGGCTGCGCCGCTCGTTGGAATCCGCGTACGCCATGGCTCTGGCGACGCATTACGCGCGCGATCTCACGAACCTGCCCGGCAACTATCTGTTGCCGGATACGCTCGCTCGCGAAGCGCAAACCTTAGCCGCCCGCTACGGGCTCGAATGTACGGTGCTCGATGAGCACGGCATTCGCGAGCAGGGGATGGGCGGCCTGGCCGCTGTTGGCGGGGGAAGCATCAACCCGCCGCGGATGATCGCTGTCCGCTACCGTGGGACGGATGATGAGAACGCCGATGTCATCGGCCTCGTCGGCAAAGGGATTACGTTCGATACGGGCGGGATCTCCCTGAAGAAGCCGGAGGGGATGGAGGAGATGATCAGCGATATGGGCGGCGCCGCGGTGCTGCTAGGTCTCATTCATGCTCTGGGACGGCTGAAGCCGCCGATTCACGCGCTTATTGTCATTCCCGCCGCGGAGAACATGCCATCCGGTTCTGCATTCAAGCCGGGCGATGTCATCACCGCCATGAACGGACAGACGGTGGAAATTTTGAACACGGACGCGGAAGGACGCGTTGTGCTTGCGGACGGCGTGCTGTACGCCAAAGCGCTGGGAGCTACCCGGCTAATCGACGTGGCCACGCTGACCGGCGCGGTGCTCGTAAGCTTCGCCGATGTAGCCACCGGCGCGGTGTCCAACGACGAGCCGTTCCTGCAGGAGCTGCTGTCCTATGCGCGGCAGGCGGGAGAGAAGGTATGGCCGTTTCCTAATTATCCGGAATACCATGACATGCTGAGAAGCCGGGTAGCGGATATCAAGAATGCCGCGTCCAAGGATCGTTGGGCCGGCAGCATTACCGCCGGCTTGTTCATCGGCTTCTTCGCGGGAACGACCCCTTGGGTGCATCTGGATACGGGGGGCACGGCGTGGCTGTGGAGCGAACGGGGTCCGGAGCCGCAGGGCGGCACGGGAGCGATGGTACGGACATTGGGGCACTATCTGTGCGGCTTTTCAAAGGTAGAAGAGATATAG